The Leptospira bourretii genome has a segment encoding these proteins:
- a CDS encoding barstar family protein, translating into MFTEADFSCYASLHDVLQNHSDDFVGIIHENITTTHELLSALYEVLNFPGYFSYNWNALEDCLSDLDWVTQKRVVIVHKSIPKIGNQDYQQYLDVLKTSIESWKPEEEHELLVYFPTFVSA; encoded by the coding sequence ATGTTTACAGAAGCGGACTTCTCATGTTATGCATCCCTCCATGATGTTCTACAAAATCATAGTGATGATTTTGTAGGGATTATTCACGAAAATATTACAACGACCCATGAGTTGCTATCTGCTCTTTATGAAGTGTTAAATTTCCCAGGCTATTTTAGTTATAACTGGAATGCTCTTGAAGATTGCCTTTCCGATTTAGATTGGGTTACTCAAAAGCGAGTTGTAATTGTTCATAAATCGATCCCCAAGATTGGTAACCAAGATTATCAGCAATACCTAGATGTTCTAAAAACTAGTATAGAATCTTGGAAACCTGAAGAAGAGCATGAACTGCTTGTGTATTTTCCAACTTTCGTATCCGCCTGA